The Brevibacillus brevis genome contains a region encoding:
- a CDS encoding vWA domain-containing protein, whose translation MKIIRFRMLCRYVACLALLLVSVLSVTHPGYAQTSGNNMDAVLVVDVSNSMTQSDKNKVSNEAMKMFVDMTSIQANKVGVVAYTDKIEREKALLEINSEEDKNDIKAFIDSLQKGAYTDISVGVTEAVKILDAGRNPNNAPIIVLLADGNNYLNKASSRTQAQSDQELQQAVKEAKDKGYPIYTIGLNADGQLNRTTLQQIAAETNGKFFETSTADKLPQILSEIFANHLKLKVVPVKSFVANGQAQEIPIPIPNGSVMEANISIMSQKQVEAKLYDPAGKEVPIPSNQVRMSKSNAYTMIKLVKPQQGDWKLQVKGAPKDKIDINLIFNYDLQLEMEPVTAKSFKAGDVVPIKAALVSNGQKVASPDLYKQMKATLIVNDKTDNKTNEVVLNNTGSGFEGSFTIPADHTYEIKIKAEDTSFYRETKPLLLDASQTAGSGANKPATTTDPVTESKPFPWMTVVGGTVVLILLIGAGLYALSIYRKANKGFAGQIAIEIVDEDTGEKSNPQYKKLNAFKGKVKLHQLLQLAPEFAETEKVIFLPGKNDTLIIENRSSCRIEKAGRVLDASKGKELKKNDRIKISLTNVNKSLYVDYIV comes from the coding sequence ATGAAAATAATACGATTCCGAATGTTATGTCGATACGTAGCATGTCTTGCCCTGCTCTTGGTCAGTGTCCTCTCCGTCACTCACCCAGGCTATGCGCAAACGAGCGGAAACAATATGGACGCTGTCCTGGTCGTGGACGTCAGCAACTCTATGACCCAAAGCGATAAGAACAAAGTCAGCAACGAAGCGATGAAAATGTTCGTCGACATGACGTCGATTCAAGCGAACAAAGTCGGTGTAGTCGCCTATACTGACAAGATTGAGCGGGAAAAGGCACTGCTTGAAATTAATTCCGAAGAAGACAAGAACGATATCAAAGCCTTCATCGACAGCCTGCAAAAAGGAGCCTACACCGATATCTCCGTCGGGGTAACGGAAGCCGTAAAAATCCTTGATGCGGGACGCAATCCAAACAATGCGCCGATCATCGTGTTGTTGGCAGATGGAAACAATTATTTGAACAAAGCATCAAGCCGTACCCAAGCACAGTCTGATCAAGAGCTGCAGCAAGCAGTGAAGGAGGCCAAGGACAAAGGCTATCCGATTTACACGATTGGCTTGAACGCAGACGGTCAGCTTAACCGCACGACACTACAGCAGATTGCTGCGGAGACAAATGGTAAATTTTTTGAAACGAGCACAGCGGACAAGCTCCCGCAAATCTTAAGCGAAATCTTTGCGAATCACTTGAAGCTGAAGGTTGTCCCGGTTAAAAGCTTCGTCGCAAACGGTCAAGCTCAGGAGATTCCGATCCCAATCCCAAATGGCAGCGTCATGGAAGCCAATATCTCGATCATGTCGCAAAAACAGGTGGAAGCGAAGCTGTATGACCCAGCGGGCAAGGAAGTGCCAATCCCTTCCAACCAGGTCAGAATGTCGAAGTCCAATGCGTACACGATGATCAAGCTGGTCAAGCCACAGCAGGGTGATTGGAAGCTACAGGTAAAAGGTGCCCCGAAGGATAAAATCGATATTAACCTCATCTTCAACTACGATCTGCAATTGGAGATGGAGCCAGTCACAGCCAAGAGCTTCAAGGCTGGCGATGTCGTACCGATCAAGGCTGCACTTGTTTCAAATGGACAGAAGGTAGCGAGCCCTGATCTGTACAAGCAGATGAAGGCGACACTGATTGTTAATGACAAGACGGACAATAAGACGAATGAGGTCGTCCTGAACAACACGGGCAGCGGGTTCGAAGGCAGCTTCACAATCCCGGCTGACCATACGTACGAGATAAAAATCAAGGCAGAAGACACTAGCTTTTATCGGGAGACGAAGCCGCTCCTTCTAGATGCTTCCCAAACGGCAGGTTCTGGAGCGAACAAGCCGGCCACAACTACTGATCCTGTGACCGAATCGAAACCATTTCCGTGGATGACCGTAGTAGGAGGTACCGTAGTTCTCATCCTGTTGATCGGTGCAGGCTTGTACGCACTGTCGATCTATCGCAAGGCGAACAAGGGCTTCGCGGGCCAAATCGCTATCGAGATCGTGGATGAGGATACGGGCGAAAAGTCCAACCCGCAGTACAAGAAACTGAACGCTTTCAAAGGAAAAGTGAAGCTGCACCAGCTCTTGCAGCTCGCCCCTGAGTTTGCGGAGACAGAGAAAGTCATCTTTTTACCAGGGAAAAACGATACGCTGATCATCGAAAACCGTTCGAGCTGCCGAATCGAAAAGGCGGGACGTGTACTCGATGCAAGCAAAGGCAAAGAGCTGAAGAAAAACGATCGCATCAAAATTTCGTTAACGAATGTGAACAAGTCCTTATATGTAGATTACATCGTCTAG
- a CDS encoding SH3 domain-containing protein → MLPISPYHRSLWVRNIFLGLFALGLIAVLFKLGFGYKQITLYKQAKAFYEQKNLLQAEETFSRAHDMAVLSYGDDEWNSIMLQLISIRTELEGLHQYSRSAISEKKVAEIGPIYEQYQAVKQKYQNQKDVPAMFFQQLSAHLGMDKSFSDYYLNALQTAKAQAQSNLEKENYQDESFIETLLAIPDEYYGGKEKKQAELSALFQDYEKTKLRKLIASASFEEVITKTATSIRQYKKLGIETDWLVGQLEKYALAEIKEVIRSKDLSAFVDMAAAYRKIEDVLSSDSPVLDSITRYLEGKLKQAEQYIKSFEFTKARELYEQLNPLQDTATLLSDLEKLWLEYDPVRLLQLRYPDRTFTDMLSGTDRWGAKLYAFGLSKADQRLYFAAKMPNDSLLYLDQSLDVDMKSAKAKIDDTLGSKEKPVIIVSASGKERANAYAALSPNLTKESLEKRFSVEADELSVDDSEHVIMKNTVGKGENEIALFKLEDNGLTYIEKLADLEESSEETTEGTESGEVTSPADGSTQETDQTLPATKKSMFLQVPVKNMRRSVR, encoded by the coding sequence ATGCTGCCTATCTCTCCCTATCATAGGTCCCTCTGGGTCCGTAATATTTTCCTCGGACTCTTTGCCTTGGGTTTGATCGCTGTTCTGTTCAAGCTCGGATTCGGGTACAAGCAGATTACGTTATATAAACAGGCAAAGGCGTTTTATGAACAAAAGAACCTGCTGCAAGCCGAGGAAACCTTTTCTCGTGCGCATGATATGGCTGTCCTGTCCTACGGGGATGACGAATGGAATTCCATCATGCTCCAGCTGATTTCTATCCGTACCGAGCTGGAAGGGCTTCACCAGTACTCGCGTTCAGCCATCTCGGAGAAAAAGGTCGCAGAGATCGGTCCAATCTATGAACAATACCAAGCAGTCAAACAGAAATACCAGAATCAAAAGGACGTACCAGCGATGTTTTTCCAGCAATTGTCCGCTCACTTGGGTATGGATAAGAGCTTTTCCGATTATTACTTGAATGCCTTGCAAACAGCGAAGGCTCAGGCACAATCGAATCTCGAAAAGGAAAACTATCAGGACGAATCTTTCATCGAAACACTCCTTGCCATTCCAGATGAATACTACGGTGGCAAAGAGAAGAAGCAGGCTGAGCTCTCGGCCTTGTTCCAGGACTATGAAAAGACGAAGCTGCGGAAATTGATCGCTTCGGCTTCTTTTGAGGAAGTCATCACCAAAACAGCTACCAGCATACGCCAATACAAAAAACTGGGTATCGAGACAGATTGGTTAGTGGGTCAGTTGGAAAAGTATGCGCTAGCTGAAATCAAGGAAGTCATCCGATCGAAGGATTTGAGTGCCTTCGTTGACATGGCAGCCGCCTATCGCAAAATCGAGGATGTACTGTCCAGTGATTCACCTGTCCTCGATTCGATCACCCGCTATCTGGAAGGCAAGCTCAAGCAGGCAGAACAATACATCAAGTCGTTCGAGTTCACCAAAGCGCGTGAATTGTACGAACAGTTGAATCCGCTCCAGGATACGGCTACACTCCTGTCCGATCTGGAAAAGCTCTGGTTGGAATACGATCCAGTACGCCTATTGCAATTGAGATATCCAGACAGAACGTTCACCGACATGCTCTCCGGCACAGATCGCTGGGGAGCAAAGCTTTACGCATTTGGACTCTCTAAGGCAGATCAGCGTCTTTATTTCGCAGCGAAAATGCCAAATGACTCGCTCCTCTATCTGGATCAGTCGCTCGATGTGGACATGAAATCGGCAAAGGCTAAGATTGACGATACTCTCGGGAGTAAAGAAAAGCCTGTGATTATCGTGAGTGCATCGGGCAAGGAACGTGCTAACGCCTACGCGGCACTGTCTCCAAATTTGACAAAAGAGTCACTCGAAAAGCGCTTTTCGGTCGAAGCTGATGAACTCAGCGTAGATGACTCCGAGCATGTGATCATGAAAAATACAGTGGGAAAAGGAGAAAACGAAATCGCTTTGTTCAAGCTCGAGGACAATGGCTTGACTTACATTGAAAAGCTGGCTGACTTGGAGGAGAGTTCCGAAGAAACGACCGAGGGAACTGAGTCAGGAGAAGTGACTTCCCCTGCTGACGGGTCGACACAAGAGACGGATCAAACTCTCCCTGCCACTAAAAAATCGATGTTTTTGCAGGTCCCGGTGAAGAATATGAGAAGATCGGTCAGGTAG
- a CDS encoding SH3 domain-containing protein gives MGQVADGSFQVIADLNGWYQIVSDGKEGWIRATESTP, from the coding sequence ATCGGTCAGGTAGCAGATGGTTCCTTCCAAGTCATCGCAGATCTGAATGGCTGGTACCAGATTGTGTCTGATGGAAAAGAAGGCTGGATACGTGCTACCGAATCAACGCCGTAA
- a CDS encoding LysE family translocator: MFGIVHYEAFLMTAIMLNLIPGSDTMYIITRSISQGKQAGILSVLGILTGSLIHTLLAAFGLSLILAQSIVLFNIVKILGVAYLVYLGIRMLTTKESPAFDAADSKKLKGEKVYLQAILTSVTNPKVALFFIAFLPQFVSATEAGPLPFLILGLTFTVTGGIWCSLLALFASFATQKLRNNQKFSVILNKLTGIVFIGMGLNLLRAKANP, encoded by the coding sequence ATGTTTGGAATCGTTCATTATGAAGCATTTCTGATGACCGCGATCATGTTGAACCTGATACCCGGTTCAGACACGATGTACATCATCACCCGCAGCATTTCGCAAGGAAAACAGGCAGGTATTCTTTCGGTTCTTGGCATTTTGACAGGCTCACTCATTCACACGCTCTTGGCTGCTTTCGGCTTATCGCTCATTTTGGCTCAATCCATCGTGCTTTTTAACATCGTCAAAATATTAGGGGTCGCCTATCTCGTCTATTTGGGCATTCGCATGCTCACGACGAAGGAATCACCAGCTTTTGATGCAGCCGATTCCAAGAAGCTGAAGGGTGAAAAGGTCTATCTGCAAGCGATCCTGACAAGTGTCACGAATCCAAAGGTCGCCCTGTTTTTCATCGCCTTCCTCCCGCAATTCGTTAGCGCGACGGAAGCCGGACCACTCCCTTTCCTTATTCTTGGCCTTACTTTTACCGTTACAGGTGGCATCTGGTGCAGTCTCCTCGCCCTGTTTGCTTCCTTCGCTACTCAAAAATTGCGCAATAATCAGAAGTTCTCTGTCATTCTCAACAAGCTGACGGGGATTGTGTTTATCGGGATGGGGTTGAATCTGTTGCGGGCGAAAGCAAATCCTTGA
- a CDS encoding putative holin-like toxin has translation MEVYQAINLMLMFGMFLLALLTFINKKK, from the coding sequence ATGGAAGTGTACCAAGCAATCAATCTCATGCTCATGTTTGGCATGTTCTTGCTTGCGTTACTTACTTTCATCAACAAAAAGAAATGA
- a CDS encoding class D sortase has translation MRVLLSAGFILAGLFLLFYPQWETAVSAQKQEQLIEAFEQLSNVSEQIETSASEDPPAPQIQEPLAMLEGARGVIRIPKIDLEMMIFEGADKHALSKGVGLIEPDKEFGVNNVGLAGHRGITHGKQFNRLDELTPNDEIEIKTKTATYHFVVVKTFVVDRTQVEVLEDQKKPLITLVTCTPVGAKDPKDRLIVQAEWKQTTSSQP, from the coding sequence GTGCGAGTGCTGTTAAGTGCTGGGTTTATTTTGGCAGGCTTATTCCTCCTTTTCTATCCTCAATGGGAAACGGCGGTATCTGCACAAAAGCAAGAGCAGCTCATCGAAGCGTTCGAACAACTGAGCAACGTCAGCGAGCAAATAGAAACGTCTGCATCTGAGGATCCACCAGCTCCTCAGATACAAGAGCCGCTCGCTATGTTGGAAGGTGCCAGAGGCGTGATTCGGATTCCCAAAATTGATCTGGAAATGATGATTTTTGAAGGCGCGGACAAGCATGCCTTGAGTAAAGGTGTTGGCCTGATCGAGCCAGACAAGGAATTCGGCGTGAACAATGTTGGACTGGCAGGTCATCGCGGGATTACTCACGGTAAGCAATTCAATCGCTTGGACGAACTAACACCTAACGATGAGATCGAGATCAAGACAAAAACGGCGACCTACCATTTCGTTGTCGTGAAAACCTTTGTCGTCGATCGTACACAAGTAGAAGTTCTAGAGGATCAAAAGAAGCCATTGATCACCTTGGTCACATGCACCCCTGTTGGAGCCAAAGATCCGAAGGACAGACTGATCGTTCAAGCTGAATGGAAACAAACGACTTCATCTCAGCCTTAA
- a CDS encoding collagen binding domain-containing protein has translation MQRKSWIVVVALLLIIQNFFGFTTTSYAQTQGEVIVGGEPSNPTDPGTGNPTDPGTGNPTDPGTGNPTDPGTGNPTDPGTGNPTDPGTGNPTDPGTGNPTDPGTGNPTDPGTGTPTDPGTGNPTDPGTGNPTDPGTGNPTDPGTGNPTDPGTGTPTTPPVEPPVPLPEVPVPVPDPEDNIIKDNIITSVVIKDKDGNNIEDIRPDQGSRVQVDFTWQIPAGHPYSEGATFTFTLPDKFRTDRTLTENLNGGYGTYEVTTDGTVTFTFSDAINDGTEINDGTFYVWREFDEKKFEGGTRQEIDFNFKGIDPISVHFKGKNNTEIDKNGKANKGMNPSHLDWTVDFNLSENPIKGAVFTDELPSGLDIDMSSIKVFPLEVQLNGSVNPKAEVTTFTPEKLTEGNGFKINFGDIDGAYRVAYKTNVTGTTDTTYTNKATVTGTNLPKDLIDSANVSVRFSQPLNKKAIGYDYNTQTITWAIQYNYNEKLIKQSDAWLEDRFDTSHQELVDGSFTVHKMTIGDNGNGTKDGAAITGYNVTPSAIGFRLEFDHDVSAAYEITYQTKAKNRVHQDSYLVKNEVEIYDGTKKDASREITQAIFWKNAKKEKVNYLDKTIEWTLSLNEDNQVMDEVVITDSYAGQGLTLLPDKVKINDWTSDLEEGPDKDYSISPNPKYEDGFKITFHKPVTKGLVITYLTKFDPTSKERPSVYKNKAELNWKENGKAQDPITKSATVKPDNYTSNNGNKTGTYDARTKEITWTIDVNYNLHKINNAIIRDIYTGEQTFVKDSLRVHKLLLTGGADGVKVVEGPVVPIKLDPLTNGFELHLGEIDSAYRITYTTSLANLPVGEVYENNATMHDSDITGTPLYKGKTTVRPTHGGEYVLKTGVQGTGADSEYATWTVKINPSQSFISAGAVLTDTLSSNQILMKDSFKLFTTTVSESGALAIGKEVASEDYTLEVTGNTFQLTFKNDLHTAYILEYRSFINADHGEIIKNEASFAGKTVVGKGKDGQEGVKVSLSGAGGGAGTPGKGDLKIVKTDADTKKALAGATFGLYDKAGKTLLETVVTDENGIATFKGYKFKAYKLKELSAPVGYVIADEYRNGKDITLKAPAGADPAVPVAIEVTIDNKLLRQGFELTKVDAENAGKTLEGAVFHLQVEKGGAFETIAELTTGSDGKVSKGDLAEGNYQLVETKAPKGYKLDATPISFKIASNQTEIVTLTKKNAKNIGSVQLLKVDHYTKEPLPGVTFELQDADGKVLQSGLTTDKDGILLLENMKAGFYQLVETKALADYELADPLKFEVTDEGTVSLTLTNRLIPGSVKLTKIRKGYPNHKLTGAEFTLRDENGQVTKDKNGQELTKLTTDANGELLVEGLNPGKYEFIETKAPTGYVINSKPIAFEIKRNQVVGEHVLVTAENDVTSGGGGGGGGGGGGGGGGGGGNPEPKPEPKPEPKPEPKPEPKPEPKPEPKPEPKPEPKPEPKPEKPEKPDKPDKPDKPDKPSKPDQPGNPDQPGNPDQPGNPDQPGNPDQPSSPDQPGNPDQPGNPDQPGNPDQLGTPDANNNTTNPNTSGELNQTGNTSKPNDSGAANNSNVLETSNESPSTGKVLPQTGEQANPLPIVAGIASILIGISIMYRRNKKA, from the coding sequence ATGCAAAGGAAATCTTGGATCGTTGTGGTGGCACTTTTGCTCATCATCCAAAACTTTTTCGGTTTCACGACAACCTCGTATGCCCAAACGCAAGGTGAGGTTATCGTTGGTGGGGAGCCGAGCAATCCTACTGATCCGGGCACGGGTAACCCTACCGATCCGGGCACAGGCAACCCTACCGATCCGGGCACAGGCAATCCTACCGATCCAGGCACAGGCAATCCTACCGATCCGGGCACAGGCAATCCTACCGATCCGGGCACAGGCAATCCTACCGATCCGGGCACGGGTAACCCTACTGATCCGGGTACAGGCAACCCTACCGATCCGGGTACAGGAACTCCTACCGATCCGGGCACGGGCAACCCTACTGATCCGGGCACAGGCAACCCTACTGATCCGGGCACAGGCAACCCTACTGATCCGGGTACAGGTAACCCTACCGATCCGGGTACAGGAACTCCTACTACGCCACCTGTTGAACCACCAGTTCCTCTACCAGAGGTACCGGTACCAGTTCCAGACCCTGAAGACAACATCATTAAAGACAACATCATCACCAGCGTAGTCATCAAGGACAAAGACGGAAACAACATTGAAGACATCCGCCCCGATCAGGGCTCGCGTGTTCAAGTTGATTTCACCTGGCAAATCCCTGCTGGACATCCTTACTCGGAAGGTGCCACCTTTACCTTCACTCTTCCAGACAAGTTTCGGACCGATCGGACTTTGACCGAAAATCTGAACGGAGGCTACGGCACCTATGAAGTAACAACAGACGGTACTGTCACCTTCACTTTTAGTGATGCCATCAATGACGGCACAGAGATCAATGACGGAACGTTCTATGTGTGGCGGGAATTCGATGAGAAAAAGTTTGAGGGCGGCACGAGACAGGAGATCGATTTCAATTTCAAGGGTATCGACCCGATCTCTGTCCATTTCAAAGGCAAAAACAACACTGAAATCGACAAGAACGGAAAAGCAAACAAGGGCATGAATCCTAGTCATCTCGACTGGACCGTCGATTTTAATCTGAGTGAAAACCCGATTAAAGGCGCTGTCTTTACGGATGAGCTTCCAAGCGGTCTGGATATCGATATGAGCTCGATTAAGGTCTTCCCATTAGAAGTTCAGTTGAATGGCTCTGTTAATCCAAAGGCTGAGGTAACCACCTTCACTCCTGAGAAATTAACAGAAGGAAACGGGTTCAAAATTAACTTTGGCGACATCGACGGTGCTTATCGCGTCGCGTACAAGACCAACGTCACCGGTACGACAGATACAACCTACACGAATAAAGCCACTGTCACAGGAACGAACCTTCCAAAGGATTTGATCGATTCCGCGAATGTCTCTGTTCGATTCAGCCAGCCTTTGAACAAAAAAGCGATTGGCTATGATTACAACACACAAACGATCACCTGGGCTATTCAGTACAACTACAATGAAAAATTGATCAAGCAAAGCGATGCATGGCTCGAGGATCGTTTTGATACCAGTCATCAAGAGCTCGTGGATGGTTCTTTTACCGTTCATAAAATGACCATCGGTGACAACGGAAACGGAACAAAAGACGGGGCTGCCATCACAGGGTACAACGTAACCCCATCGGCTATCGGCTTCCGCTTGGAGTTTGATCATGACGTGTCGGCTGCTTACGAAATCACTTACCAAACCAAAGCTAAAAATCGGGTCCACCAAGACAGCTACCTCGTGAAAAATGAAGTAGAGATCTATGATGGAACCAAAAAAGATGCATCCCGAGAGATCACTCAAGCAATCTTCTGGAAAAACGCAAAAAAAGAAAAAGTGAACTACCTGGATAAAACGATCGAATGGACACTTAGTCTAAACGAGGACAATCAGGTGATGGATGAAGTCGTCATTACCGACAGTTATGCGGGTCAAGGGCTGACTCTTCTTCCTGACAAAGTAAAAATCAACGATTGGACAAGCGATTTGGAAGAGGGTCCTGACAAAGACTACAGCATCTCTCCGAATCCAAAATACGAAGACGGATTCAAGATTACCTTCCACAAACCAGTCACAAAAGGTCTAGTCATTACGTACCTGACGAAGTTCGATCCTACATCCAAAGAACGTCCATCCGTGTACAAAAACAAGGCTGAACTGAACTGGAAGGAAAACGGCAAAGCACAAGACCCCATCACGAAATCCGCCACTGTTAAACCAGACAACTACACCAGCAATAACGGCAACAAAACGGGTACATACGACGCCCGCACAAAAGAAATCACGTGGACAATCGATGTGAACTATAACCTTCACAAGATTAACAACGCGATCATCCGTGATATTTATACCGGAGAACAAACTTTTGTGAAGGACTCGTTACGAGTGCATAAGTTGCTGCTTACAGGTGGAGCAGACGGCGTGAAAGTGGTCGAAGGACCTGTTGTTCCTATCAAACTCGACCCATTAACCAACGGTTTTGAGCTGCATCTTGGAGAGATCGACTCGGCCTATCGCATCACGTACACAACCAGTTTGGCTAATCTGCCTGTCGGAGAAGTGTACGAAAACAATGCCACTATGCATGATAGTGACATAACAGGCACTCCACTCTATAAAGGCAAGACGACCGTCAGACCGACACACGGTGGGGAGTACGTCCTCAAAACAGGCGTACAAGGTACAGGAGCAGATTCAGAGTATGCAACATGGACAGTAAAAATCAATCCGAGCCAGTCTTTCATTTCAGCAGGTGCTGTATTGACCGATACGCTGTCCAGCAATCAAATTCTGATGAAAGACTCCTTCAAACTTTTTACGACAACCGTCTCTGAATCCGGTGCCCTGGCTATCGGAAAAGAAGTGGCATCCGAGGACTACACGTTAGAAGTGACCGGCAACACCTTTCAACTGACTTTCAAAAACGACCTGCACACTGCCTACATCCTGGAGTACCGCTCCTTTATCAATGCTGATCATGGAGAGATCATCAAAAACGAAGCCTCTTTTGCAGGGAAAACAGTTGTAGGTAAAGGTAAAGACGGACAAGAAGGTGTCAAAGTCAGCTTGTCTGGTGCTGGTGGCGGAGCCGGCACACCTGGTAAAGGCGATTTGAAAATCGTCAAAACAGACGCAGATACGAAAAAAGCTTTGGCAGGCGCCACGTTTGGTCTGTACGACAAGGCGGGGAAAACCTTGCTGGAAACAGTCGTGACCGATGAAAACGGCATCGCCACCTTCAAAGGCTACAAATTTAAAGCGTACAAGTTAAAAGAACTATCCGCTCCTGTTGGCTACGTCATCGCAGACGAGTACAGAAACGGAAAAGACATTACGTTAAAAGCTCCCGCAGGTGCTGACCCTGCTGTTCCAGTTGCAATCGAAGTGACCATCGACAACAAGCTACTCCGTCAAGGATTTGAGTTAACAAAAGTTGACGCGGAGAATGCTGGCAAAACGCTGGAAGGCGCTGTCTTCCATCTACAGGTTGAAAAGGGCGGAGCATTCGAAACGATCGCGGAGCTGACAACCGGCTCTGACGGAAAAGTCTCCAAAGGCGATCTGGCAGAAGGAAACTATCAGCTAGTCGAAACGAAGGCTCCAAAGGGATACAAGCTGGATGCGACTCCTATTTCATTCAAAATCGCCTCCAACCAGACAGAAATTGTAACCCTTACGAAAAAGAACGCCAAAAATATCGGGTCCGTTCAATTGCTGAAAGTGGACCATTACACCAAAGAGCCACTTCCTGGCGTAACCTTTGAGCTTCAAGATGCTGACGGGAAAGTACTGCAAAGTGGACTCACAACGGATAAGGACGGTATCCTTCTCCTCGAAAACATGAAAGCAGGATTCTACCAGCTTGTGGAAACAAAAGCGCTTGCTGATTATGAGCTGGCTGATCCACTGAAATTCGAAGTAACAGATGAAGGTACGGTCTCTCTCACGTTGACCAACAGATTGATCCCAGGATCTGTGAAACTGACCAAAATAAGAAAGGGATACCCAAATCATAAGCTCACAGGAGCTGAATTTACGCTCCGCGATGAAAATGGTCAGGTAACCAAAGACAAGAACGGCCAAGAGCTGACAAAGCTGACAACTGACGCAAACGGTGAACTTCTAGTCGAAGGCCTAAACCCTGGCAAGTACGAGTTTATCGAGACGAAGGCTCCTACTGGTTATGTAATAAACAGCAAGCCAATTGCTTTCGAGATTAAACGGAATCAAGTAGTTGGCGAGCATGTGCTTGTTACTGCCGAAAATGACGTGACCTCCGGTGGAGGTGGAGGCGGTGGAGGCGGCGGTGGCGGCGGTGGCGGCGGTGGCGGCGGAAATCCTGAGCCAAAACCTGAACCGAAGCCAGAGCCGAAGCCAGAGCCGAAGCCAGAGCCGAAGCCAGAGCCGAAGCCAGAGCCGAAGCCAGAACCTAAACCAGAACCTAAACCAGAACCTAAACCGGAAAAGCCAGAGAAACCAGACAAACCGGATAAACCAGACAAACCAGATAAACCAAGCAAACCAGATCAACCTGGAAATCCAGACCAACCTGGCAACCCAGACCAACCTGGCAACCCAGACCAACCTGGCAACCCGGATCAACCTAGTAGCCCAGACCAACCTGGCAACCCGGATCAACCTGGCAACCCAGACCAACCTGGTAACCCAGATCAACTGGGCACTCCTGATGCAAACAACAACACTACGAACCCCAACACTTCCGGGGAGTTGAATCAAACAGGAAATACGAGCAAACCGAACGATTCGGGAGCTGCCAACAACTCCAACGTCTTGGAAACCAGCAACGAATCTCCATCTACAGGCAAAGTATTGCCTCAGACTGGAGAACAGGCTAACCCACTCCCAATCGTTGCAGGTATCGCTTCGATCTTGATCGGTATTTCGATCATGTATCGCAGAAACAAGAAAGCGTAG
- a CDS encoding lipase/acyltransferase domain-containing protein, with protein MSYFLAQKAPIVFVPGLFGSMSDRIIPGTGDWGFGFARTAYEPFIRLLGKMGYPLNEQLFVAFYDWRRQIDISAERFLLPVIERAKQTTGSPYVNLICHSMGGLVARAYVQSEFYQNDVDQLLIFATPNAGSPVAYSYWAGGKLPRSVSAKRNVVELYMNVYLAYLEQSIPFRRIQAIHRHFPSLLDLTPSSAYGDYLLEKKQGVEAFVPYEKMVVKNQYMDYLNATMGIIAARNIRVTLVAGIGHETIHYLRTVPSLSPDKWVDGRVVSSINSDAGDGSVMANSVFALEGERYYVEATHLEILYKSEPLLRQLLE; from the coding sequence ATGAGTTATTTTCTTGCGCAAAAGGCACCGATTGTTTTTGTTCCGGGGCTGTTTGGGTCGATGAGTGATCGAATTATTCCGGGTACTGGTGACTGGGGCTTCGGGTTTGCCCGAACGGCTTACGAGCCATTTATCCGTTTGCTTGGAAAAATGGGTTACCCGCTCAATGAACAATTGTTTGTAGCCTTTTATGATTGGCGAAGGCAGATCGATATTTCAGCCGAGCGCTTTTTGCTGCCTGTCATCGAGCGAGCGAAGCAAACGACCGGTTCCCCTTATGTCAATCTCATTTGCCATAGCATGGGGGGCCTTGTTGCTAGAGCCTATGTCCAAAGTGAATTTTATCAAAATGATGTGGATCAGCTGCTCATTTTTGCGACTCCCAACGCAGGATCGCCTGTCGCCTACAGCTATTGGGCAGGAGGGAAGCTGCCGCGCTCCGTTTCTGCCAAAAGAAATGTCGTGGAGCTATACATGAATGTTTATCTGGCCTATTTGGAGCAAAGCATCCCTTTTCGTCGTATACAAGCTATTCACAGACACTTTCCCAGTCTCCTTGATCTCACCCCGTCATCAGCATATGGCGATTATTTGCTGGAGAAAAAACAGGGGGTAGAAGCCTTCGTGCCTTATGAAAAGATGGTCGTGAAAAATCAATACATGGACTACTTGAACGCAACGATGGGGATTATCGCAGCCCGCAACATTCGCGTCACGCTGGTAGCTGGCATCGGACACGAAACGATTCATTACCTGCGAACAGTCCCTTCGCTGTCTCCCGATAAATGGGTCGATGGAAGAGTAGTGAGCTCGATCAATAGTGACGCTGGGGATGGGAGTGTCATGGCAAACAGTGTATTCGCACTGGAGGGTGAGCGTTATTACGTAGAGGCGACACATCTGGAGATTTTATATAAAAGTGAACCGCTTCTTCGGCAATTGCTAGAGTAG